TCCTGAAAACGAGTAATGGAGCGTGTTCGCCTGAGATAACAGCTCAAAGCCAGGAACCTGTAATCGCATCATCACCTCGCCAAAGGCTGCAATCCGCTTACTCATGCTCATCAACCAGCTTTTTAATGGTGATCATCAACTCTTTTACGTCCTCAATGTTCGTGTTACCAGATTCCTTATCAATAATCGATGAATACACATGAGGGATAATTTTCGGCACACCTGCCTCCAGAGCAATACGCAGAATTGCCTCAAAGTTCTCCTTATCAATGCCACCCGTTGGTTCGAGTGCGAATCCTGCTTCTCCACACGCCTTTGCCACGGCACGGTATTCCTCTTCTGTCGTTAATCCTTTCATCGGAAAGTACTTTAATGCATTCCCTCCCATGTCTCGCACAAGGGCGATCGCAGCCTCAACCGGAACAATCGCCTGTTCCTTTTGCTCGGCACTGATGGGTCCTGTTGAGAGATTCACGTAACCTGGCTTACCTGTTGGAGAAACGAGCGCATTAATCCAGCTTTCATTTCCATTTAGATTCGCACGAGTGGCTCCTACAGACGGAAGCACCTGGTTAATATGACTGCCTGAGTAGTGCGTAGAAATCTCAGCCACAACCGCCGCCTGACGATTATCTCCCGCTCCAAGCCCAATGGAGACAGCATCTTCAATCACCTCACCGTACTCCTTCATAGCTTTTACCGCTTCGTCTACGGTTGGGTAATTTTTTGAAAGCACCCCAACGACAACATACCCCTCTGCTGCTTGAAAAATATCCTTCGCATTGTCTATACTGTTTGCTAGTACGTTCAGTGCCACTCGATCTTTATAAAAGCGTTTTGAGAGACTCGACATTTTACTGACCTCCAATAAGCTGACGTATTCTAGATTCCAACACCTGAAGATCATCGCCACTAAGAGGACGAGGATCAATATCAAAGAAGCCTTCCCGCACTCCGTAATCGCGTGTGTAGATCGCGATGTCTCCCTTGCGCAATTTCTCAGCAAGCTGCATGGCATTGACACCTGCCGCACCTTCATCTATCTTGATCCGTGCCCTAAAAATACGACGACCAGCTTCATCCTGGACAATGTCTACCGAGACACCCGCTAGTTCATTTAAAGCGAGAAGGATCTGTAACTCTTCCTTCTCCTGTGCGCTTGTATCCTGCTTTTCTCCAAATTCATCCAAGGCTTGAAGTAAGCCAAAGGTCGTTTCCTTGCCAACCTTCATGCTTCTACCAATACCTTTTAGCTGTACCTTTATCCAATCAATGTACTGCTTCTTCCCTGCAACCAAGCCCGAAGTCGGTCCTTCGATGGCTTTTGAACCACTATAGATCACAAGATCCGAGTAACGAACGTATTTTTGAAGATCCTCTTCTGCCGCCGCATCCACAATGAGCGGAATCCCGTTACGCTTTGCTACTTCCCACGCCTCTTCTACTGGAATCATGTTCTTTTGCACAGCATGATGAGACTTCACGTACACAATGGCTACCGTCTTCTCTGAGATCGCTTCTTCAATGTGATTAGCTGTCCCCTCATTTGCATAGCCTGCCTCAACTAACCTGCCACCACCTAAGTAGATCATCGTTTCAATAGGGGCGCCGTATTGCACATTGTGGCCTTTCAGCATCAGGATTTCGTTGTGTATCAGTGGCTCCTGATGAAGTCGTAAGCTTTTGCGAGTATCTCCCTTTGTAACAAGAGCCGCAATTGATAGGGCAATTCCACTGGATGCAGAGTTGACCACTACCGCATCCTCTGAACCAACAATACCTGCAACATACTGTCCAGCCCTATCCACTAGATCCGCAATCTCTACATACTGCTGTCCACCCTGTGACATCGCCTCCATCACCGTATCTGATGCCGTCGAGGTTCCTAGAATCGTCATTCGACCGCTTGCATTAATCACACGCTTCAACCCGTACTTAGCACTTAATGTATTCGCCACGAGCAAATACCCCCTCTGCCATGATTGTTTTTGTTGAAACTCTCTCTTCTCCTTCAGAATCAACAAGTGTCACCTCTTGGTCCTGAACCGAGAATAATGTTAAGTTCGCTGGCTCTCCCACCTTCATGTGAGCAAGCTCCGGCATCCCGAGCCACCTAGCAGGATTTACAGTGACTCCATCAATGACCTCTTGAAGGGAATAACCGAGTGAAAGAAATTTCGTTAATAGATTCGCCATACTATATACAGGCCCATTAAGTCGATTGCCTCGATAGATATCCGTACTGATCGTATCGAAATGTATCCCATGTGACTTAGCAGCCTCGGCTACCTTAAATGAAAAACTTGCTGTACCGTGCCCGACATCTAGCTGGACACCTCTTGCTATCGCGTCACGCAAAACAGAAAGCGGTTTCATATTATCGTTAAATAAATTATTTTTCTTACCGTTTAGATAATGGGTGATCACATCATTTGCTTCTAATAAGGGAACGATCTCTTCTATGTCCGGAGGACCCGATCCGATATGTACCATCAAAGGTTTTCCTGTCTCTACAGAGAGTTCGCGTGCTACTCGTAACGGCTCTAGACCCGACTCACCAACCACAGACCTGCTGATACGTGCCTTTAATCCAGCAATCAAATCACCATGCGTGCTAATCGCATCCATCACAGCCTGACGATTAATCCAAGCTAAATTTGAAAGCTCATCCACACGCTCCAAGCCAATCCTCGAGATATTTAAAAAAGCAAACACATTGGTCTTGGCGTCTCTAGCACTCGCGAGTAATTCATCAATCCGGTCTGCACCCGTACTCCCCGCATCAACAATTGTTGTTACACCTTGCTTCACACCTATCTCATCAATCTCATCGCCATACGGCTCCAATTCAGGAAACGCATGAACATGTAAATCAATCCACCCACTGGATACATACATCCCCGTGCAGTCGATCACAGCTCCATCGCCTTGACCCGGCTCAGCGATCTCAATAAGTGTTCCTAGATCGATCACCAAATCCATCGGTTCTCCAGTTAGCTTCATCACATTCCGTAACACGATCCGATCTTCCATGGCCTCCACCTTTCTCGCTAAGCCATCTTACTCGCGTTTTAAAGGTTTAACATATCATGGTATGAATTTTCTGTAAACTAATGTAGTTGATAAAAAAACACCGCAGCTAAGGCGGTGTTTCTAGATATTTACTGCTCTAGCATTAACCTCGTTTTCTTCTCCAATTCTTCCTTAGCATGAGCCGTTATATGCTTATTGTGATTATTCATTTGTGTGAGGAACTTGTTCAGGAAATGCTCGTACTGTCCTGTTCTTCCTGCATCATAATGATGTCTGGCCTGTTTTAAGCTATTTTGAAGCTGTGATACAAGTGGCCCCGTTATGTCGCCGGAAGCGATATAGCCCTCAAGCGTTTCCGAGAGCTGCTCATTCAAGTCATGTTGATCTATATCACCAACACGAACGAGACTGAAATCATCGATTGTTCCCCATGCGTTTGCATTTGCTGTTACATTTGCTCCAATTGTTATGTCTCCATCTAATACTAGAATCTCGTTTATTTCAGGTTGATCCCAGTTGTTCCAACCGCGAACCGCTGTATCCTGTCGATACTCTTCTTCTGATGTATGTGCGTAAAGATACATATCTGATTCACTTGCATCTCCACCTTGGATAAACATAGATAAATCATAGTATCCAGGCTCCAAACCAGTGATGCGCTGCTCTATTTTGAAATCAACTTCTTCCTCTGAGTGAAAATGCAACGCATAGCTACCTGTTCTCGCATCGTTTGGGTTATGTTGAAAGCTTGTGTGAGGACGTAGCCCTTCCCCATACGTGATCTCCCACATCGCTCTCTCACTATCTTCAAAACTAGGATTCTTCACAACATTTTCTTGAGTGATTTCGAGATGTGCTTTTACTTGTTGTCCATCTTCTACTGTTCCGTTAATCACATATGATCCCAGTCCACTTTCTAGAGCTTGCTGGAATGCTTCCTCGTCCCAGCTTACTGGTACCTCCTGAGTACTTCGGTCATTAAAGCTGACTGTTACCGTTTCAGGTAACTTTGCTGTTTGACCAAGGCTAATCTGGAGATGAACATCATGTATTCGATCAACCTTTAATTCTGTCACAGCTCCAGTGTAGACATCTTTGAACACATTGATTGATGGTAATGGATGGCCATGATAATCAAACAATCCTTCGTCATCAGCTGACGTTCCACCGTAATATTTGCCTGCATCCTCTGGATCGTAGGTAGCTGCGTAGCTTGATGCCCAACCAGAGCCATGTGTTTCCCTAATATCGTATAGCTCGTCCTCCGTATATCCAGCTTGGATCAATCCAAGCTGGCTCCCAGTAAAACACACCTATACCCGCATCCCCAATACTCGCATCCCCAATACTCGCCACCGCATCAATTGCATCTCTAATTACGTGAGCTTGACCTTGTACGGAGATTGAATAACCCGGAACTTCCTCCGTACCAATCGGATCTCCATTCCGGTCTTCATTTGTATACGAATACGAGACTTCTGCCATCATTACTTTTTTATCGTAGGTCTCCGCTATCTCGTTAAAAATAGTCGTCAGATTCTCTAATGTTCCGTGCCAATTCGGGTACCATGAGCTTGCAAAGACATCATAATCTACATTCTGCTCGTCTAATGTTTGAGCAAAGAATGCGTATCTCCCTTCTCTTTCAGGGTTTGTAAAGTGTAAAGCGATGAGAATATCCTCGTCCACTTCCCTTACCGCCTTACTTCCTTCATTGATCAACGACGTGATATTAGACCAATCATATTCACCGGCCAAGCCCATTTGTTGTTTCATTACCGATCTGAACCATCCCAATGTGTATTCCTTCAGCAAGCATTTCTTCTAAACTATCCTTCGTAAAGTCATATAGCTCAGCTTTTTTCTCTTCAAGACTTAAATTCTCCCATGCTTTAGGGGGGAACTGTTTCCCTGGGTCCGCCCAAAAGTCGGAGTAATGGAAGTCTACTAATAGTTTCATCCCATTTTCTGTGGCTCGTTTTCCAATTTCAATCGCCGTTTCTAGATCATTATTTCCTCCGCCATAGCTGTTCCCTTCAGCATCGTATGGATCATTCCATACACGCACTCGCACGTAATTGGCTCCTGCCTCCTTAAAAGTCTGAAACACATCTTGCTCTTCCCCTTCTTCGTTGTAATAGACCGTTCCGCTATTTTCCATAGCAATCACACTCGATATATCTACCCCTCTAATAAAATCTTCATCTAGTCCCTCTACCTTCTCTACGAATAGTTCGGATTGTACCGGTTCAGAGGCTGCGTTTGCTACGCCAGCCTGTCCACCTATAGTCGGTATACCTAAGACAGCAACAGCTAAACAAGTACCAAACATTCTTTTCATTTGAATCATCATTCACTCTCCTCGTTTCTTTTTTGCGGTCGTTCTTACGAATTCACCCTAATTATAAGCGCTTACATAATGCGAGTACGAAATTCTTCTAAGAATATATGATAATTTGAAACCTCTATGAGAAAGAACCCAGTCATTCCAAGGAATGCTACTGGGTTCTGTTTAACCTAGCTTAGGCTGATCGACTAACGTAATTTCATCTGCCGTCGTTCCCTCAAGCTCTAATATGGTGATCGTATTGTCTTTTTCCTTTAATAACGGCCCAGGTACGTATAAGGTCCGCTGTGGTCCCATGGCATTCCAGTAGCGACCTAAGTTAAACCCGTTAACAAATACATTCCCTTTTATAAAGCCTTCCGTGTCCACAAATGTATCGTGACATTCGCTAGCATCGAAGCTTCCCTGATAGAACTTAGGAAAACGCTCCTCCTTCCCTCCCGCATAATCACTAGGAAGGACATCTAGCTCAATCACATGCATCTTCCAATCAAACCAATATTGCTCCCCTAACCAAAGGTTACGAATGATCCCCTTCTTGTCTGTCAGATGCTTACCGTAATTGGCTCGCCCCATGTTCTCAACAAGGATCTCCAGTGTGTTCATTTCATTTGGGAAGTGTAGCTGAACGGTTTTTTCTTGATCGTTAATGTAGATCGTCTTCTCCAAGCTTCCCGTTTATATACACATAGGCACGGTCACGGATAGGCTCTGTATCTAACGTTAATTCCCCTTTTCGGTTCACTTCCGTTTGATATAAAATAAGCCCGTATGCTTGTCCTGCATCCTCCATGGATAGTGGAACCAAGTGTTCTTTCACAGAGCTTATGTCGTGTAAGGTATCGAATAAACTGACAGACTCCTGTAGTTTGACGGAACCATAAGTTTTTGTTGGAATCTCATTCTCGATGTCTTCCGGTACATCCACGTATTTACGTAAGACATCTTTCACATCTCTGTACTTCTGAGTGATGTCTCCGCTCTCCGTTAACAAGCTGTCATAGTCATAGCTTGTAATGGTTGGATAATACTCGTCATAGTGATTAGCACCATTCATAAAGCCAAAATTCGTGCCCCCGTGGAACATATAGACATTCAACGAGGCGTTGATTTTCATTAAGTCCTCAAACACATTCGCAGCATCTTTTGGATCTCTTGTATGATGCTCGCCTCCCCAATGATCAAACAAGCCGATCCAGAATTCAGCGACCATTTTCGGAGAGCCGGGCTTATACTGTTCTAACGTATGAAACGCTTCCTCTACCCGTGAACCAAAATTCAGCGTCGTTGTTACAACTGGTAACGAGCCTTGTTCGATAAACACTGGCCCATCCGAAGTGAACAGAAACGTATCGATTCCATGCTTTTCGTATTGCCCTTTGAAAAATTCAAGGTACGCTTGATCGTTCCCATACGCACCATATTCATTTTCAATTTGCATCGCAATAACCGGTCCCCCGTACTTACTTAAATGCTTCTCAATCTTTGGAAGAAGTACGTTAAAGTACTCTTCAATATGACGTAAAAACGCTGGATGACTGGAGCGAAGCACCATATCTCCTTCTACTAATAACCACGCAGGCAACCCACCCATCTCCCACTCCGCACAAATGTATGGAGAAGGCCTGACTATTACGTACAAATCTAGCTTCTGAGCCGTTTCAATAAACGTCTCAAGATCTGCGAGACCCGAGAAATGAAACTCTCCCTTTTTAGGCTCATGAACATTCCAAGCAACATAGGTCTCCACTGTATTCAGACCAATTGCCTTCAGCTTGCGGAGGCGGTCCTCCCAGTACTCAGGCACCGTTCGAAAGTAATGAATGGCTCCAGACAACACCTGAAAAGGCTTGCCATCTAACATAAATTCTCCGTTTTGAGCTTGCAACATAATAATAACCTCCTACGATCACTGACTAAGTGGATACAGCTAATATTAACCGCTTTCATTTTATTATAGTATGAATATTTTCCATAGTTATATGAAAATATGAAAGCAATGATCGTAATCGCGGATCAACCTAAGAAGACTACCCCTCACTCGGCAGTCTTCCTGATTGATGCTGATAGCTTTGGCGATAGACCTTCGGTGTCATCCCTTCAATTTTCTTAAAGGTCGCAACAAAGTTACTGACATCATTAAAGCCCACAAGGAAGGCTATGTTTTTAACGAGACAACTGCATACGCCCAATCTGGCCAGAATACCAGATTTTCTTAATTTCTTAACTTTTATTTTACAGTAATTATTTATTTTTTAAAATCTTATCCGTTATAAAATTTGTTATTTCAACTAAAAATAATTCGAATTTGTTCTTAGTATCGTTAATATTCGGTATCAGTGGAATCGCACCAATTCCGGGTAATATAGTTGAACTTTCTTGAAAGTTAATAAATTCGTTTCCTGGATATAAAACATAGGAGCCTAATGATTTATCTATAGCATCTTTGTAGGCGTGCATTTTTACTAGATCATCTTTTTTGCTTGTTTTAGTATCTAATTCATGATATTGATTTAATTTTTCGATCCTATATTTCGCATCAAAATGTATATAATAACCATTTTCTCTTCTAGTACTATCTGAAATAAATATTGTAAAATCAGGTCTTAGTTTTATCGAATATGACTTACCTAAAGTTGTTTGCTTACTAAATTCTTTATTATAGTATAAATTAACTTTTATTTTATTTCTTTGGTATACAAGACAACTATTAGTACCCTTTTTTAAATTAAAATTAATACTTCCATTCTCCTGATACCATACATTGCTTTCTTTATTTTCTGTTCCAAAAATATTCCCTAAAGAGTTCCTAATTATAAAGAAACACCAAATTTCATAAAGTTCATATATAGGTTTAACGTATACGTCACTGGTAATTGCCTCGATTGGATTCCAAGATAATGAAAGCCCACTTTGAAGTCTTAAATCCAACAATAATAAATCTTGATATCCCACTCTATTTTGTAATACTTGTGAATTTGAAGGAAAATATTTAAGCTTACTTACCTTCCTAAAAATATTATTGTTTAAATAGTCTTCTAAAATCGTAAGCCAACTATTTGTTTCACTAATATAAATCTTATAAAGTTTATTTTTACTACTTTTTTTAATAACCAGACGTATCTGACGAACTAGATTATTCACCAGATAGTGTGTTTCTTCTAAGAAATTTTTAACGTATCTGTTTTCTACTGTGTCAATTGATTCCTTACTCTGATCAGAAATTATTTTTTGGGGTGTATATCCCCTAAACTTCTTGTTAAGTGTTCCTCCTACTTGCAAATCCAACACATAAGATTTACTAGTAATACTAGAATAGTCAGAAATATGACCAAACCCAATTGGTTCTAAAATAGATTCCTTATCTATATTAGAGTGAATATTATTAAGGATTATATCAATAGCTAAAGGTAACTCTTTCATTATACTTCTTAATTGTATTACTTTACTAAAAATTATCGAATTTGAATTATCGTTTAATACCTTCGTACTTGTTAACCCGCTAAATTGCATTATTAAATTGCTAGATTCTTCAGCTATATTATTTAATAATTCACTGTATGAATTTTCATAATTTACTTTCTTAGCCGCTACTTCACATAAAAAAGAGTGTCTATTATTTATTGATAAATCTAAGGTACCAACAAAATTTTTAGTATGGAGTTCCCCTAAAACTTCAATAAATTCTTGCTCATTGATTCTTATTTTTCTCCAAATGTTACTTGGGAACAGTTTAATAAAATGATTTACATAGCTATTAGCAAAAGGACTAGAGAAGTCGCTTTCTTCTAAATGTTTTTTTGGAAGTAATATCTTTAATAAATAGGAGGACTCTTCTCTTAGTAATAATGAATGAAACATATTTAGTTTGGGAATATTATATCCTAATGTCGGAAATTCTTCCTCTTTATTTTCCGCCGATAAATAACCAAAAACATTTGGTTTCGAATCCTCTAATTGAATAATAGAACCTTTTTCTCCTGTTATCATCTGAATTTCTAATTGTATGTTAGTATCTTCCCATTTAATAACAAATTGATTTAAAGCCAACATAATTAAGCCCCTAACTAATAAAGGAAGTATAGCCTATATTATTTAATGAAGACCTCATTCTCTCTAATTTTGCAATACTTCTAGGTAAATCAAGATTATTTCTAATTAGTAATGTATCAGTATTAGTATTATATTCTTCGGATGATTCTTTAACTGTTAAGCTAGACTCTAAATCCTCAAAAGTCTCTTTTTTTAGAAATTTAATTAACATTTCTAATACATCACTTAACTGTCTGCGATTGCCATGCAATTTGGGTAAAACCTTTTGTAGAAGAACATTATCCATATAATCAATCCAATCACTATTTGATTGATTATATAATGTTGCGAAGTAAAGATACTCTATAGTTTCTTTAAAGGTTCTATATCCAAAATCAAAGTTCACAATCTTTAATATACTATACATTCCGGAAAGGAGTATCTCCATTTCTCTTTTTGCTAAGTTAAATCCATCTCGATCTCCCCATTTACTTTCTAGATTTTCCAATAAGTTATTTCCTTGATATTCAATTTCTCTATACTCTATGGAAGATTTAAAATGATTAAGGAGTGTGTCTCTATTATATATGACGTCCTCCTCGCCTGGTTTCTGATTAAAGTAGTTCGAAGGATGTTCTGTCTCTAATTCTATAATATGCGCACGGTCTAATACTTTTGGAGAGAACATATAGGTAGTTTCATCTACATTTACTGTACCAACAATGAATATATTGGGTGGAAGTGTAATACTTTTATTATCATCCATGAGCAGTTTTGCACTATCTAATATCTTTTCATCTACATTCTCAGACATTTGAAGTGTCTCTAATATAATAGGTAGATCTGCAAGTTCTATTAAACTAATGCCCTCAGTTTCAGAAGTACTCCGTGCAGCTTCCATCGCTGATAAAAATGAGCTAAAGTATCTTTCTACATGAGATAAATTCATTTCATCTAAAATTATAAAATGCGGGAGATACTTATTTGTTGGATGTAAAGCCCGCAGAAGTAGTTCTAACATAGGGGTCATTACATAAATTGTTTTCCCTTCAGGACCAAAAGGATTAATATAACCAATTAAACTCCTTGTATCAGTCCAGTCTGCGCCTACTGGAATCAGCGCATGTCTTTTTTCAACAGGTATTCTTACAGCTGTTCCTAAATTTATCTTCGTGTATCCATCATCATTAATATGATTCCAGAATACCGGATTAATGCAAATGATTTGAGCACTCATTTCTATTTGAATCTCAAATTCTTTATCATTAATGTGAGCTATAAACACATTTGAATCAATACAGAGTTCTCTAATTTCCTCTTCTGTCTTACTTACTATCCCTCCCTGTTTATTTATATCTATTTGCACCCATGTGTTTACTTTGTAGCTCTTTTTTTCTAAATTTTCTGCTAACCTAAGTGCTAACCGTGTTTTTCCTGTTCCTGAATTACCTGAAAGAACAACAAATGGTTTTGCCAATAAAGATACTATATAATTATCTAAAATTCTCTTTTCCATTAATCATTGTTCTCCTTATTTATATGTTGGTACTAAAGGATTCAGTGTACTCAACATATCTACATATTCTTCATGTTGCATTCTCTCATTTTCTTCTGGTAATTTATTTATTATATAGCAATTTTTTATTAATTGATCTAATGAATACCTTGAAGTGATTCTATATGTGTCTTTTTCGGAGGTCGCTTCTATAACTTGAGCCTCAACCATCCTATGGAAAAAGACGTTCACAATTTGACGTTGGTTATCTTGCTTTATTTGCGATAATCTAAATTGCGGTATATTTTTCACGTTATTTTTAGTGATTTGCCCTCCATTTTGTTTTACTACCATTAAGACTTCATAGAAAGGATGTACTAACTTTCCACCAATTAACTGGTTTAGATTCAATAAATATAATAATAAATACTCACTTCCTA
The nucleotide sequence above comes from Alkalicoccobacillus plakortidis. Encoded proteins:
- the dagF gene encoding 2-dehydro-3-deoxy-phosphogluconate aldolase, with translation MSSLSKRFYKDRVALNVLANSIDNAKDIFQAAEGYVVVGVLSKNYPTVDEAVKAMKEYGEVIEDAVSIGLGAGDNRQAAVVAEISTHYSGSHINQVLPSVGATRANLNGNESWINALVSPTGKPGYVNLSTGPISAEQKEQAIVPVEAAIALVRDMGGNALKYFPMKGLTTEEEYRAVAKACGEAGFALEPTGGIDKENFEAILRIALEAGVPKIIPHVYSSIIDKESGNTNIEDVKELMITIKKLVDEHE
- a CDS encoding glycoside hydrolase family 35 protein translates to MLQAQNGEFMLDGKPFQVLSGAIHYFRTVPEYWEDRLRKLKAIGLNTVETYVAWNVHEPKKGEFHFSGLADLETFIETAQKLDLYVIVRPSPYICAEWEMGGLPAWLLVEGDMVLRSSHPAFLRHIEEYFNVLLPKIEKHLSKYGGPVIAMQIENEYGAYGNDQAYLEFFKGQYEKHGIDTFLFTSDGPVFIEQGSLPVVTTTLNFGSRVEEAFHTLEQYKPGSPKMVAEFWIGLFDHWGGEHHTRDPKDAANVFEDLMKINASLNVYMFHGGTNFGFMNGANHYDEYYPTITSYDYDSLLTESGDITQKYRDVKDVLRKYVDVPEDIENEIPTKTYGSVKLQESVSLFDTLHDISSVKEHLVPLSMEDAGQAYGLILYQTEVNRKGELTLDTEPIRDRAYVYINGKLGEDDLH
- a CDS encoding Ig-like domain-containing protein: MTELKVDRIHDVHLQISLGQTAKLPETVTVSFNDRSTQEVPVSWDEEAFQQALESGLGSYVINGTVEDGQQVKAHLEITQENVVKNPSFEDSERAMWEITYGEGLRPHTSFQHNPNDARTGSYALHFHSEEEVDFKIEQRITGLEPGYYDLSMFIQGGDASESDMYLYAHTSEEEYRQDTAVRGWNNWDQPEINEILVLDGDITIGANVTANANAWGTIDDFSLVRVGDIDQHDLNEQLSETLEGYIASGDITGPLVSQLQNSLKQARHHYDAGRTGQYEHFLNKFLTQMNNHNKHITAHAKEELEKKTRLMLEQ
- a CDS encoding DgaE family pyridoxal phosphate-dependent ammonia lyase: MANTLSAKYGLKRVINASGRMTILGTSTASDTVMEAMSQGGQQYVEIADLVDRAGQYVAGIVGSEDAVVVNSASSGIALSIAALVTKGDTRKSLRLHQEPLIHNEILMLKGHNVQYGAPIETMIYLGGGRLVEAGYANEGTANHIEEAISEKTVAIVYVKSHHAVQKNMIPVEEAWEVAKRNGIPLIVDAAAEEDLQKYVRYSDLVIYSGSKAIEGPTSGLVAGKKQYIDWIKVQLKGIGRSMKVGKETTFGLLQALDEFGEKQDTSAQEKEELQILLALNELAGVSVDIVQDEAGRRIFRARIKIDEGAAGVNAMQLAEKLRKGDIAIYTRDYGVREGFFDIDPRPLSGDDLQVLESRIRQLIGGQ
- a CDS encoding helix-turn-helix domain-containing protein; translation: MGVCSCLVKNIAFLVGFNDVSNFVATFKKIEGMTPKVYRQSYQHQSGRLPSEG
- a CDS encoding beta galactosidase jelly roll domain-containing protein, which translates into the protein MEKTIYINDQEKTVQLHFPNEMNTLEILVENMGRANYGKHLTDKKGIIRNLWLGEQYWFDWKMHVIELDVLPSDYAGGKEERFPKFYQGSFDASECHDTFVDTEGFIKGNVFVNGFNLGRYWNAMGPQRTLYVPGPLLKEKDNTITILELEGTTADEITLVDQPKLG
- a CDS encoding amidohydrolase/deacetylase family metallohydrolase codes for the protein MEDRIVLRNVMKLTGEPMDLVIDLGTLIEIAEPGQGDGAVIDCTGMYVSSGWIDLHVHAFPELEPYGDEIDEIGVKQGVTTIVDAGSTGADRIDELLASARDAKTNVFAFLNISRIGLERVDELSNLAWINRQAVMDAISTHGDLIAGLKARISRSVVGESGLEPLRVARELSVETGKPLMVHIGSGPPDIEEIVPLLEANDVITHYLNGKKNNLFNDNMKPLSVLRDAIARGVQLDVGHGTASFSFKVAEAAKSHGIHFDTISTDIYRGNRLNGPVYSMANLLTKFLSLGYSLQEVIDGVTVNPARWLGMPELAHMKVGEPANLTLFSVQDQEVTLVDSEGEERVSTKTIMAEGVFARGEYIKC
- a CDS encoding DUF2357 domain-containing protein, with product MLALNQFVIKWEDTNIQLEIQMITGEKGSIIQLEDSKPNVFGYLSAENKEEEFPTLGYNIPKLNMFHSLLLREESSYLLKILLPKKHLEESDFSSPFANSYVNHFIKLFPSNIWRKIRINEQEFIEVLGELHTKNFVGTLDLSINNRHSFLCEVAAKKVNYENSYSELLNNIAEESSNLIMQFSGLTSTKVLNDNSNSIIFSKVIQLRSIMKELPLAIDIILNNIHSNIDKESILEPIGFGHISDYSSITSKSYVLDLQVGGTLNKKFRGYTPQKIISDQSKESIDTVENRYVKNFLEETHYLVNNLVRQIRLVIKKSSKNKLYKIYISETNSWLTILEDYLNNNIFRKVSKLKYFPSNSQVLQNRVGYQDLLLLDLRLQSGLSLSWNPIEAITSDVYVKPIYELYEIWCFFIIRNSLGNIFGTENKESNVWYQENGSINFNLKKGTNSCLVYQRNKIKVNLYYNKEFSKQTTLGKSYSIKLRPDFTIFISDSTRRENGYYIHFDAKYRIEKLNQYHELDTKTSKKDDLVKMHAYKDAIDKSLGSYVLYPGNEFINFQESSTILPGIGAIPLIPNINDTKNKFELFLVEITNFITDKILKNK